Within Roseibium sp. HPY-6, the genomic segment TTTCGCTCGATTTCGGGCGCCAGAAAATCATTGATACCGCGTACGCGATGGGCCTGACCCACGAACTTGAAAACTCGATCTCTCTGCCGATCGGATCGTCGGAAGTCACGGCGATAGACATGGCGTCTTCCTATGCAACCTTCGCAAACGGCGGGTTTTCTGCACCCGCCTATGCGATACTGGAAGTGCGCAACAGCGATGGCAAACTGCTCTACAGGCGTGAGCGGGACGAAGCTTCCACACCAAAGCGGGTACTGCCTGAAGAGCAGGTCCACATGATGAACGGGATCCTCGTCAATGTAGTGGAGGCCGGGACCGCCAGGCGCGCCAGAATTGACGGTGTCGTTGCTGCCGGAAAGACAGGAACGACCAACGCCTATCGCGACGCCTGGTTCGTTGGCTATACCGGAAACTTTTCGACGGCCGTCTGGGTTGGCAACGACGATTTCACCTCGACACGCCGCGTCACGGGCGGAAGTCTGCCTGCAATGACATGGCAGCTCTATATGAATTATGCCCATAACGGCATTGAGCTCGCCGGCATGCCAGGGGTCGATCCCGAGACGCTGCCGCGTCTGTCAAAGCCATCGACAACAAAGGTTGCCGAAAAAACAACCGTTTTCTCCCAGCCACGGGTTTTGAAACGCCGGACCCAAGGGTTGCTGCTGCGGATCGGCAGAGACCTGCGGCAGTTGATCGAGAAGGAAAACGCAAAGCTGGACACGTCTGACGATCCCGCGCAGACCGACTTTGCGGCCGCCCAATGACCGGATCACCCGGACAGCCGGCCGAGATACGATATGGCGAGGCAGATTGGCACGTTCAGGACTTGCCCCTGGCCATTCGCCCGCACAAAACCCGACCTTTCAGAACCCTGGTTTTCCTGTCAATCATAGTCGGTCTCGCATCGCTTCTCGGCATTAGTTCCGCATATGTAATGATCGAACGCGAACAACCGCTCAATGCGGTCACGATCGGCCCGTGGCAAGCCTACCCGAAAGCAGGAACCGCCGAAGCAGATCCCTATTCAGTGGCGATTTACACCCGTGGAGCGGTCGTGCCGCTGGCTTCCGGAGAAGGACTGGCGCTCGTCGCGCGAGAGGACAGCGCCGGGCACCTTCTGGACCCGACATGTGTCTACAGGATTTCAGGGCAGACCCCTGCTGCACGGCTGTGGACGCTGACCGTGACGGACGGTGATGGCCGCCTTGTCCAAACAATGCCAGGCCGCGTTCATCTTGACAGCCAGAGCCTGCTTCGAAATCCGGATGGAAGCTTTGCAATCAGCGCTGCCAGCAAACCACATTCTGGAAACTGGCTCCCCCTGGCGTCAGCAGCGAATGCAAGCGATGGGCTGCGTTTCGTATTGCGTCTTTACGATGCGCCCGTGACCACAGGCGCCGCGCTTGACGGTATCCAGCTGCCCGGCATTGAAAGACAGGGATGCCCATGACGCTGTCTCCGCGTTTCTCGATGACACTTGGCGCCTGTGCAACCGTCTTTCTCGCGGTCATTATCCATGTGCTTGTGGTCTTCGGTGTCCCGCTGAACGTGCAGCACAGCGCCTACGACAACATCTCCGAATATGGGCCAGACAGGCAATTCAACCTGTTACCGGATGTAAGGCCGCAGCAGGAGGCCCTGCCGGATCTCGATCCGTCAATGAAACACGCGGCCTGCAGGTTTCAGCTTGTCGACGGCCCCGTCCTGTTTGACGCGGGCATTCCGACGTCCTTCTGGTCCATCGGCCTGTTCAATTCAGCCGGCGAAACCCTCTACAGCCTGAACAACCGCACGGCGGGTGCCGATCGCTTGTCCATGCTGGTCCTGACGCCATCGCAACTGTCGATCCTTAGAGAGAATCCGCCGGAAAACCTGGAAGATCTCATTGTCATCGAAACCGAAGAGATAAGTGGCTTTGCCCTTTTGAGGGCACATGTTCCCCACCCTTCAAAGGCAAATGCCATCGATCTCGCACTCAAGTCGGCGACCTGCGGAACCATCGGCTGACATTCACGAGTTCTGAGCTCTGGCCCCTTTGTCAGGCCTGAGGCGCGAAGGGGCCGAGCGCGTCAAACAGATCCTGATAATGCGCTTCCTTGCCCTGCCAGCGTCCGAGCGAAGAACGGAATATCGGGCGGCGGACCTGCGTATTGGAGAACGTCGTGACGGGGCTTTCGCTTTTGTAAAACTCAAGACAGGCGTCTTCCCACGCAAGGCCCGCATGTGACAGCAGCGTTTCGCTTTCAGCACGCTGATTGTCGACTAAAGCTTCATAGGTCAGCGTGTGAATATCGACCGGAGCCACCTTTTGCCAATGCTCCATCAACGAAGCATATGTCCGGTAGTACCTGCCGACCGTGTCTTGCGTCAGGGCGTAGTTATGCGCCGGGGAAAGAGGATGCGACAGCAAAGATATGCACGTGTCGGCAGCTGATCTGGAACAGTGAATGAATGTCGCCTTCGGAAAAAGAAGGCTCATCAGCCAGACCATCTCGTAATTGTGCGGCATCTTGTCCGTTACACGGTCGGCGCGTCGGTCAACGTTGTCCAGAACCGACAGGTATTTACGGGCAATCCGTTTGAACTCCTTCGGTTCTATGTTCTTGAGACGGCTTTCAAGCGCCGCGCTCGGTTGCCCTTTCAGGCCCATTTCTTCCTGCAGATGCCTGAAAAACTGAACCTCGCCGCCGCTTGCCGCCCGTGAATGGCAGCTCACAATCTGTTCGATCAGGGTTGTGCCGGATCTCGGCAGGCCGAAGATGAAAACCGGCTTTTCGGACGTGTCCGCGACGTCCTTGTGACTTGCGAAGAAGTCTTCGTTGAAAACTTCCTTCGTAAAGGCAATGCGCTCCTCATAGGCACTCGGATCAAACGGCGGATAGTGCAGCTTTCGCGCTGCCTGGTAATGGTCGAGCCCGCGCGGCGTATCGCCAATATCGTTATAAATCTTTCCGGCTGCCCAATGCAGATTGGCCTGATCCGGCCCCGGACGCGGCGTGCCGTCGCTTATGAGAGCTTCGATCTGGTCAAGTTCAGCAGGCTTTTCCTTGAAAGAACGGGCAAGGCTCAGGCATTGAAATGCTGTCGGCATCTCTTTCTTGCATTCAATGGCCTTTTCGAACCAGCCAATCGCCTCGTCGATATTACCGACCGTAATCTCGAGCTGGCCCATTCCAACAAGTCCGTACCCGTTTTCCGGATCGAGTTTCAGCGCCCTTTGGTAGCTTTGACGCGACATAACGGCTTGCCGCTTTATGCGATACAAATCACCGAGCTGCGCATGAAAATCGGCCTCTTTCGGCGCAAGTGACACCGCTTTTTTCAAAGAGGCCTGCGCACCATCAACATCGCCGGCATTCATGAGCGCTATGCCGAGAAGCTGATGGACCTGCGGATGCTTGCCTGCCTTGCGAGCGGCTATCTGCAGCCGTTCAATAGCAAGTCCGATGTTGCCTTCCTGATATGCCGCGATGCCGAGCGAAAAGTTGGCCTGTGGGTTGCGCGGATCAAGCCGCAGCACTTGTTCGAACAAATCCAGTGCGATTGGAATGCGCCCTGCGTGCTGATGACTGAGCGCTTCCTGTACAAGCTGCGTCACACCCGGGTTCATGTAGGCTCCTGACAAATTGGCATAGGCTCGGACCAGATTGCTGTTCTCAAACTGTTGATGGTCTTCGAAACCGTCCGTGTCCGTTTTCCCTGCAATAATGCCGTGCCGGCAAAAGTGCAATGGAATTGCTCGCCAGACGCTAAGCCAGTGAGACCACGTTTTCTACGATGGCTATTTCTTCACCGGAGGCCGTTCAATGCTCCAGCCCGTGTAGATCCTGGACCTTTTGGCGGGCTTTTCCTGACCGTAGCGACTGTTGGCCTCACAGCTGGCCTCCGCTAGCCGCACCTGTCCCTCAAGTTCGCGGATGGCGTTGTTGACCTTCCACACTCTGTCCTGGCTCGGGGTCTCGATCTCCAGTCCCTTCAGCGCCTTCTTGTAGGCGATGATCCGGTACCGCAGCGCCTGTCCAACCCATTTGACCATGACTCGGTTTTCCCAAACACGCGCTTTCGCCCCATCGTAGGTTTCCTGCGTCGTCACGGGTTGATTGCGAAGAACCCTCAGCCGCTCATCATCAGCCTTCTGGACTCGCAGAGCGACCTCACAGAAAGGCATGACCAGTTCCGCATCACCGGTTGCGTCCGCGGCAATCTTGTCATAGCGCGCATCGGAAGAGCGAAATCTGTCGGACCGCAGGTAAATGAGATAAAGGTCGGGCGGAACCCGCCCTTCCGTTTCCGGCAGGACGCGCGTGCGCGAAAGCTCGACGATCGTCCCGCCGATCCAATCCTTGGCCCAGGGCGGACGGATAAGTGTCCAGCCACGATCGCGAAGCAGCTTTTCATCGTTCGTGTAGTTGAATTTGGAAACCGGATCACCGCGCAGGCGCGCGGCATTCTCTCCAACCGCGGGCATAAGGTCGTCGTGAATGACAGATGGCCTGGCCCGATCGAAATCGCCTGTCGGACGAACGCAGGCCGAAAGAGCGAGACAAGCGGCCATCAAAACGGCAAGCGAAAGACTTCGCTTCGTCTGTGCGCCCCACCTCCTGTGCGAGGATGCCCGCCCCTTTACCGCATTGTCATTGCCCATCGGGCGTGTCTCCAGACCGCATACTCTGGTTCAAAACCGGAGGATCGGACCCGTCCGGTGCGGCTGGAGGGCTTGGACCGTCAGTCCTTGTCGGAACCAGCGGGTCCAGCAGCTCTTCCGATGGTGTTGATTCGCGCGGCAAGATCAAGGTCATGCCGCTCATAACGGACACCTGGGAAGAGGATAACTTCCCCAAAACTGTCTGTGCTTGACTGTTCGTGCGATTTTGAGCGCTGGCTCACACGTGCACTGGGCCGTGGTGCGGACGAAAAATCCAACAAAGTGCCCATCGTCTCCTCCTTCGGTTCCAGTTTCCTGAACGGCGTATTACCAAGCGGAAACGGTCAAACGGGCGACGCATTACTTCCTACAGGTTCATTAAGAAGCCGTCAGGGTTAACAGCATGCTAACGCTTTTGCTGCAATTTGAAGGAAACAACTTTCGACGGTCGATCTGTGTTTCGTGTCTTGTAGTCGGGTGTCATGCAACAGAGCCAAAAATTTAAACTAAAAAAGCCTCAAACGACGAACGCTTCTCGTACGCGCCCAAGTTCTGCTTCGGCGCGGCATGTGTTGTTGTCCGCGTCCGAGATTTTCGTCGGGCGTCAGAAGCATGACATTGAAGAAACAGGCATTTTTTTGGAACTCGCGCGCAATCTGCTCCAAAGCACCCCAGCGGAGGATCGCCGCCAGATATCCAGGTTGCTCGCCGGACATCCCAAAATACCGGATGATCTGCACGAACAGCTGGCGCGCGATGAAGACCCTCTGACAGCGGCTCCGGCCCTTCGTAACAGTCCCCGCCTTTCTGTGGATCTCCAGCTTGAGATTGCCGAGCGTGGTCCGGAGATTTCCAGAAAGGCGGTTGCAAGCCGTCCTTCCCTTCGCGAATCGGTCATCAGTGCCTTGTGCGACCACGGTGAAGCAAGTGCAGTCAAAATACTGCTCGAACGCGAGGACATCAGCCTCAACAAGACCCATCAGGCCAAACTCAGCCGGAGAAGCGACATCATCGCCTCTCTCGGCCTGGAACTTGCCGGCCGGGATGCCCTTAATCCCGACGGCCTGATGGGACAGTTTCTGCATTTGCCGGCGCCTTTGAAAAAGCAGGCAATCGCTGCCGCGGAAATGACCAGCCTCGTCAAACAGGCGCAGACACCAGGTGGAAACATGTCTCAAAGACCCGAAGCAAACCGTCTCCGTATCCAGGAAGCCCTGGTCGAAGAGGCAATGAGCCAGAACGAACACCGCTTTGCGACATTGCTCAGCCAGGGGCTCGGCCTTTCAAGATCGACCTGCAACCTTTTGCTACGGAAAGATCAGGGGGAAGGCCTCACAATTGCCCTCAAAGCACTGGGGATGCCGGAATTTCAAACCACGACGATCCTGATCCGTCTCCTGGGCGAGGATACGCCTTTGACCGACCTGCGCGGTCTCTTGCGAATGCACCGCACGCTCAGCAACGGCGCAGCCGAAGCACTGGTCGGGCAATGGCTCCTGCACGATCAGGGCGCACAGAAATCCGCGCCGCGGTATTCCTCGCAGTATCAGGAAGCAGCCGGCAGAAAGACACAAGCCAAGAAGACCTTCGCAAAACGTGGAGTGGATCAGCGGCAAAAAGCCCGTTCATAAAACGGGTGATCGAAACGCATCAAGTTCGAAACAGATCGCTTCCGGGCACTTCCTTGGGGCCGTCTTGCGCGAGCGGCAAACCCGCATCCCCTTCCCGTGCCTCGATCTCGACCAGCCAATAGTCGGGATCCATCCGGGCTTCGTTTTGCAGTCGTTGGCTTATGTCAGTGGTATCCACAGAAGACAGTATTTTCTCGAACAAGCGTCCAAGGGGCTGATCGCTGAACATCGCCTGCGGAGCCGGGCCATAGAGGTCGAACGATCCGTCCAAACGGTCGATCGACACAAAAACAGCGCCAGCTTCTTCAGCTCCGCGTCTTGAAATGGCAGCGAAGCCTCCTTCAGTGAAAATCCGGCGCACAAGCGCCGAGACAAAAAACTCGGAAGTGACTCTCATTTCAGCTTTCCAATAGTGCCGCTTCCGGCCCTAACGCCGGATTGCCATTGTCCGCCGGAATAAGGCAGACCGAAAGCCTCATCAATCAACCGGACAACCGTCTCCCGCTGATCATTTCAAGACGCTCAACAGTTTTTGCTCCTGGCTCACCTGTCAGCGGCAGTCCCCTGTCGAGCTCGAAGCGCCTGATTGCCGCCGTCGTATTGGCTCCCATCACGCCATCGGCTTTCAAGGGTCCGTAGCCGAGTTCGGACAGAGCTTTTTGAATTTTCATGAGCCGTGGATCGGCATCAACACTATTGACGAGCTGCGGCGGCGGCGCCACAGAAAGTGAGCTGCGCGCTCCCGGTTTTGCCCGCGGCACAGGGACGAAAGAACTCTGCGGTTCATCGCCATGCAAAAGGATCAATGCCAGAAGGGCTTCATTCGCCTTTCCGGTCTCCACCTGTCCGGCACGCCGTTCAAAAGCCCGGATGGCACGTTCCGTCGCCGGTCCACTCAGCCCGTCTAGCGGACCTTCATAAAATCCGATTTTCCGAAGGGATATCTGAAGATCCAGCACAAGTGTCGAGATCTCCTGAACCTGCAATCCGCTTCGCCGACCGTCCGGTTCGGGTATCTGCAATGCTTCCGGGCGATCCCGCGTGGCAAACAACGGTGCCGGATGCCGTCCTGGCTGTAAACCGATTGCGTTGGCAATAATCAGACAAGCGGTCAGACCCATGACAACCGTACCACCGGCTGCAACCGGATTATCAAGCGCAAGGTGACCGGCCCTCGCCATCAGGGTCTCTTGTGTTTTCGGCGGACTGCTTTTTTCTTTTGCTCGTGCCATGCCTTTGCCTACGCCGTTTTCGCAAAAGACCGGGGTGACGCTTCGACATCGGACACCGTTTTTGATGGGTACCTGTCAAAGCGCGCCGGAACGAGCACGGCGATTGTCTCACCGTGACCAAGCGCCGACTGGACAGTCAAACTGGATCCGGTTTCCGTTAGCAACCCGGCCGCGTGATCGAATACGGCCCTGGAGGCCTCAGAACTCCATGACACGCTGGCCTGGCGATTTATAGCTGTCAGTTCCAGGGTCACCCCCGACGTCGCGGGTCGAATAAATACCCGGACTTCTGCGCCTGCTCCCGCGGTTTCCACCATCTCTGACAGGATGATATGGAGCGATTGGCGAAACTTTTTCTTGTTGACCATAACGTCAACAAGATCTGCAGCAACCTCCAACTCAAGCAAAACATTCAAGCGATCCGCAAGCGGGCGAATGAGATTGCAGCTGTGCTTGAGGCAATCCGCAACATCCAAACGGCAGAAGTTGTCATCCGCACCATCCGGTTTCTCCGGAACCAGATCCAACAATGCGTTTAAGGATTGCGCACTTTGATCGCCTGCAGACCTTATGCGCCTTGCCGTTTGGCTGAGACTGCCCGCCGACAGCGATTTCCCCTGGTTTTCAACCAGCTTGGCCAGATCGACAATCTCCGTAACCTGCGCCTTGACTGACGCCCCCGCTTCCTCGATCACGTTCCAATGAACATTGCCGCCTCGCAATTGTTCAGCCCTTTGCGCCACGTGACCTTCAAGTTCATTCGCATCTTGTGACGGTCGAATTGCAAGGATCACCGGTTTGGCGGAGGCATTGGTTTGCCCGGCCTGCCCCGGCTTGAAGTCAATATCAAACACCTGATAGGCCGCTTCTCCGCGCTCGCCCGGCTGGTTCGCACCCGTCCTCAGGCGCACGCTGATGCCGGCTGGTTTTTCGCTTGCTCTGACATCCGCAAGACTTGTCAGATATTGCGGGCGATCTGCCACATGCAGCCTTTGAAACAACCAGTCGTCTTCAGATCCGGAAGGCGCAAAACCCAGGACTTCCCGCAAAGGTCCTGCCAGAATGCTCAGCCGCCCAGTCGCACCAATTTCCAAAAGCACCTCGGAAACACTAGTGCGAATGCGATCTCGGCTCTCTAGCGCCGCAGACACCGCATCTCGTGCCCGGCTGCGATCAAGAGCAATCCTGGCAGCCAGCATTCCGGTATAGATCAGCGCAGCAACGGAGGCGGCGATGCGCGCGGCTGGCGGCAGATTGACGATCTGGGAAACATGTCCGGCAAAGAGTTGGACGAGCGCAAACAGCCCGCAGCAGTAAAGCGTTATGCCGACAGTGATCTTTCGCCGAGTCGCAAAGGCAGCTTCAACCGGCGGAATGAGTAGCCAAAGCAAAGCAAAGGACGCATCGCCGCCGGTCATCACGCAGATAACGGCAACAAAGCTTGCAAAGAGCCCGGACGAAAACGCGATCGCCGTGTTCAGGTTTCCCGCACGTGACAAGAAACTGGCAATGGGCCACTGGCTGAGCATCCATGCCAGCACCACGATCGTCGCTGCATGTGGCGCGCCGACCAAAGCCAAGTGTAACGGCAGGATTATCAGCGCGACAGACCCGCTCAGGAAACAGCTGGTCAGCAGTGACCGGTGCAAGGGCGCGAGAAATTTATCTGCAGCGGCCATTGGATGAATCATCCCGTTGACTCGGTCCGCCAGAAGGTCTCTCAAAAATTTCAATTTTTTCAGAGGGTTACGCAAACTACATTACCACACGAATTCCACGGACACATACGCTCACTGCTTCTTGCAGGACATTGTCGGCGGCAGCGCTTAATGAACGATAAAGGATAATCCAAACCGGGAAAAAATCTGCAATTGCAGACCGATTTCAAGCGCTTGTGCGGAGATAGATAAAATTTGAATCAATTTCTCAGAAAACTTTCTTCAAATACCTGATTTATTTTATGAAAATTGCGCCGACCCATGCAACCGGACATTTTCAAGTCTTCGCTATCGTTCGACCATAACCAGTGAGCCGGCACGTCATCGGCCCGCGACTTCGAACAGACTATGGGTAGCATCATGTTGTTTCTTCTAAGGACGGCCTTCTGGCTCACCTTGGTGCTCGCACTGATTCCGCTTGGCTCAGGCGAAAAAAGCACCCCTGAACAGACTGTGGCCGTTGATCCTGTTTCGGCGTTCCTGGCCGCCCAGGCGACCGTTTCCGACATCGGCAGCTTTTGCAGCCGCAATCCTCAAGCCTGCGAAACCGGTGGCAACGCCTTGACGGCGATAGGCAGCCGTGCACGCGATGGCGCGCTTATTGTCTACGACTATTTCGGAACCCGGATAGCAGACAACACCGCCGAAGATGGCATGGTTACAGGTTCGACCGATCCCGTTCGTGCTGAGCTGAAGGGCAATGAAGACGTGCGGCCGGTTGCCGTTGTTCCGATTAAGAATCCAGGCTCCGTTTTGGAGACTGCCGGCGGGCCGGTTCCGCGGCCCAAGCCACGCTCAGGTCGCAGCACCTGAGCAAAAAAGCCGCTGGACGGAAACGCTGCCACCCGGCCAATGGCAATTTGCGCCCCGCTAGAGCGCTGCTGCACAAACGCGGCAACGACGGCTAAACTTCAGCGGCACGTACCGCTGCGCCGCAGATGGAAAGCTGCCCATTTCATCTGCGGCGTATTTTTCTTTTGAAGCTGTTTGGCAGATTTCCTGCGCTCCTTCCCTTTCTTTGATCCCGGATTTGCACTTTGCGCCATGCGGGCTATATGAAGGCAGATCCGACCTTCAAAGACAGGCGCCATGACCACCGATATCAGCGAAATCCTGGAGACATTCGAGTTTCTGGACGACTGGGAAGACCGTTACAAATACCTGATCGATCTGGGCAAAGAACTGCCGGAACTCAGTGATGCCGAGCGCTCGGACGAGCACAAGGTGCGTGGCTGCGTGTCGCAGGTCTGGCTGATCACGACAATCCGCCCCGGCCAGGACGGACAACCCGTGTTAAGCTTCAAGGGCGACAGCGACGCATTGATCGTCCAGGGCCTTGTAGCCATCGTGACGTCGCTTTTCAGCGGCAAGTCCGCGCAGGAAATTCTCGACACCGACGTTGAGAGCGTGTTCTCGCAGCTCGGGCTGCAGGACCACCTCACCCCGCAGCGCTCCAATGGTCTGAGGTCGATGGTCGGGCGCATTCGCACGGACGCCCAAGGCGCGCTCGCGGCAGCCTGAGCGCAGCTCAGACAAAAAAAGAGCTGCCATATGGCAGCTCTTGTAATCCGGATAAGAATTAACTTCTTATTTCGACCGCTTACGCTGCTGGCCGAGGCCCATTTTCTTGGCAAGCTCTGACCGCGCGGCCGCGTAGTTCGGAGCGACCATCGGATAGTCAGCGCCAAGATCCCACTTCTCGCGGTATTCTTCGGGCGTCATGTTGTAGTGCGTGCGCAGGTGCCGCTTGAGCGACTTGAACTTCTTGCCGTCTTCGAGGCAGATGATGTAGTCGGGCATGACCGACTTCTTAACCGGCACAGCAGGTTTCAGCGGCTCCGGCTCCGGCTCGCTGGACGCGGAAGCGGTTTTCTGCAGCGCTGTGTGGACTTCGTTAATCAGGCTCGGCAGATCCGTGGAAGCAACTGTATTGTTGCTCACATATGCAGAGACGATGTCCGCAGTAAGATCAATCAGGTTAGCATCCACCGGATTATCAGTCATTTTTCACCCGTTCTCTTCCAATTTCGAATTAAGCTTCTTTGTAAACCTGCAAACAATTTGTTCCGAAAACGCCTAAAAAATCACGTTACTTACGGAATTTAAAATCTAAAGCGATTCTACTTTGCAGGTGATTGTCACAGCCTTATATCGCCGCGAACCTTCTTATACAACCCCGAAAATCAAATAAAAAACAAAACTCGTCAATAAAAATCAAATTCTATAAATACCTACTATTTCGAAAAGATCGAAATAGACAATGGACCGATAGTATTCCCTTACGCCAGTCTTCGGGTTTCGCATAGCTGCTATGCTCACAAGCTCACTCCTTTGGTCGAATGGTTTCGGCCAAAGCATCGATTTTCGTATCAGCACAGGGACGATATCCCGCCGCGTATGCAGCTTTTGCCAATAAATGGGCCGAAATTGGGGCCGTGAGCAAGAAGAAGACAACACCGGCGATCGCTCGTGTGACGACGGAAAGGTCTCCAGCCTCTACAGCAAGTGCCAAAAGCATCAGTCCGGAACCGAGTGTCCCCGCCTTGGACGCCGCATGCGTGCGCATGTAGACGTCCTTCAGCCTGACGAGGCCAAGCGAGGCGACAAAGGCAAAGGATGCTCCGATGATCAGCATGCAGCCGGTTACAATATCGACGACAGCGCTCATTGCCCCGCCTCCCTGCGTTTGATGCTCTCTTCCACTTCTTCCATAATCGTGTCGTCGCCGGCCTTGCCGCGATTGAGAATAAATCGCGCGAACGCGACCGTTGCCAGGAACCCGACGAGCCCCAGCGTGATCGCAATATCAATGTAAAGATAAATCCGGGTCGACACGCCGATCGCGGCGATAAAGCCGATGCCGACGGCAACGAGCATGTCGAGCGCGACCACGCGGTCCGGAAGGCTTGGTCCCTTGACCGTCCTGTAAACAATGACGACGAACGCGACCGACAGGATGCCGAGCGAAATGTTCACAGCAACGTCGAGAAACTGGGACGCAAACAGATCAAAGGATGTCATCTGAACGCCTCCATGATCTTGCGTTCAAATCCATTCTTGATTTCGTCGATTGTCGCCTGGGGATCGGGCACATCGATACAGTGGATGTAGAGCGTCTTGCGATCATCCGATACGTCCACCGACAACGTGCCGGGGGTCAAGGTGATCAGGTTGGCGAGCATCGTGATTTCAAAATCCGTATCGACTGTCAAGGGAAGCGCTATGATGCCCGGCTGCAGTTCGATCTTCGGCCTGAGCACGATCATCGCCACCCGCCAGGCCGAAAGCACCAGCTCGCGCACAAAGGTCAGCGCCAGGCCGATCGCTTTGCCAAAACGGCTGAAATACTCAGCCGTACCGACCTGCTCCCGGATCAGATAGAGAGCGCCCGATCCGAGTACGAAGCCGAAGGCAAGATTGACCTCGGAAAAACTGCCCGTGACAGCTCCCCATGCGAGAGCCATGAGTATGTTGATGAGAAAGAGGCTCGTCATCCCTGCTCTCCAAGCACCGACCGGATGTAACCAAGCGGATCGACAACTCCGCTGGCACCCCGTGTCGAGAGTTCAATCATCCACTCCGGCTGCAGGCCGAAATAGACGACCAGCGCGGTAAGAATTCCTAGCGGCAGCCAGACGGCACCGCCAGACAGCTGTGCCTGTGACGAACCGCTCACCACAACGCTTTGCCCGTCCGGTGTTCCTTCCGGTCCACCACGCCAGAACGCGTAGATCCACACGCGTCCCATCGCCAATGTCGTCAAGAAGCCGCTGGCCAGGATCGCGGCTCCCAACCAGAACCTATTGTCGCCGAAGGCGGCGTCAACAAGCATCACCTTCGGCCAGAAGCCTGAAAACGGCGGCAATCCCGACACCGCAAACGCCAACACCAGAAACACGCCGGCAAAGGCAGCGCTCTTGTGATAGAGCCCCCCGAGCTGTCTGAGGTTGAAAGAGCCACCCATCATGCTGATGATGCCCGCGGCCATATAAAGCGCGGTCATGACGATGATTGAATGAACGGCGTAAAAGATTGCGCCTGAGATCGCCAGGACCGCTTTCTCGTCATTGGCCGCCACCGCCAGACCGGCCAGCATAGACCCGATGCCGGCAATGACCAGATATCCCAGCAGCCGCCTGATTTCGGTCTGCGCCAGTGCACCCAGAGCACCTGTCATGAGGGTCACGATCGCAACAAGACCGATAACGTCTGCCATAAAGTCGAGTGACGCTGGCAGGATGAGAACAAAAATCCGGATCAGTGCATAGACCCCGACTTTGGTCAGGAGCCCTGCAAACACGGCCGAAACAACGATATTCGGCGTGTGGTAGGACGCGGGCAGCCAGAAATTGACCGGAAAGGCCGCAGCCTTCATCGCAAA encodes:
- a CDS encoding MucR family transcriptional regulator, with protein sequence MTDNPVDANLIDLTADIVSAYVSNNTVASTDLPSLINEVHTALQKTASASSEPEPEPLKPAVPVKKSVMPDYIICLEDGKKFKSLKRHLRTHYNMTPEEYREKWDLGADYPMVAPNYAAARSELAKKMGLGQQRKRSK
- a CDS encoding DUF1491 family protein; translated protein: MRVTSEFFVSALVRRIFTEGGFAAISRRGAEEAGAVFVSIDRLDGSFDLYGPAPQAMFSDQPLGRLFEKILSSVDTTDISQRLQNEARMDPDYWLVEIEAREGDAGLPLAQDGPKEVPGSDLFRT
- a CDS encoding DUF5330 domain-containing protein codes for the protein MLFLLRTAFWLTLVLALIPLGSGEKSTPEQTVAVDPVSAFLAAQATVSDIGSFCSRNPQACETGGNALTAIGSRARDGALIVYDYFGTRIADNTAEDGMVTGSTDPVRAELKGNEDVRPVAVVPIKNPGSVLETAGGPVPRPKPRSGRST
- a CDS encoding peptidoglycan-binding domain-containing protein; the protein is MARAKEKSSPPKTQETLMARAGHLALDNPVAAGGTVVMGLTACLIIANAIGLQPGRHPAPLFATRDRPEALQIPEPDGRRSGLQVQEISTLVLDLQISLRKIGFYEGPLDGLSGPATERAIRAFERRAGQVETGKANEALLALILLHGDEPQSSFVPVPRAKPGARSSLSVAPPPQLVNSVDADPRLMKIQKALSELGYGPLKADGVMGANTTAAIRRFELDRGLPLTGEPGAKTVERLEMISGRRLSG
- a CDS encoding DUF1214 domain-containing protein — its product is MTGSPGQPAEIRYGEADWHVQDLPLAIRPHKTRPFRTLVFLSIIVGLASLLGISSAYVMIEREQPLNAVTIGPWQAYPKAGTAEADPYSVAIYTRGAVVPLASGEGLALVAREDSAGHLLDPTCVYRISGQTPAARLWTLTVTDGDGRLVQTMPGRVHLDSQSLLRNPDGSFAISAASKPHSGNWLPLASAANASDGLRFVLRLYDAPVTTGAALDGIQLPGIERQGCP
- the mnhG gene encoding monovalent cation/H(+) antiporter subunit G; this translates as MSAVVDIVTGCMLIIGASFAFVASLGLVRLKDVYMRTHAASKAGTLGSGLMLLALAVEAGDLSVVTRAIAGVVFFLLTAPISAHLLAKAAYAAGYRPCADTKIDALAETIRPKE
- a CDS encoding sulfotransferase, with protein sequence MNPGVTQLVQEALSHQHAGRIPIALDLFEQVLRLDPRNPQANFSLGIAAYQEGNIGLAIERLQIAARKAGKHPQVHQLLGIALMNAGDVDGAQASLKKAVSLAPKEADFHAQLGDLYRIKRQAVMSRQSYQRALKLDPENGYGLVGMGQLEITVGNIDEAIGWFEKAIECKKEMPTAFQCLSLARSFKEKPAELDQIEALISDGTPRPGPDQANLHWAAGKIYNDIGDTPRGLDHYQAARKLHYPPFDPSAYEERIAFTKEVFNEDFFASHKDVADTSEKPVFIFGLPRSGTTLIEQIVSCHSRAASGGEVQFFRHLQEEMGLKGQPSAALESRLKNIEPKEFKRIARKYLSVLDNVDRRADRVTDKMPHNYEMVWLMSLLFPKATFIHCSRSAADTCISLLSHPLSPAHNYALTQDTVGRYYRTYASLMEHWQKVAPVDIHTLTYEALVDNQRAESETLLSHAGLAWEDACLEFYKSESPVTTFSNTQVRRPIFRSSLGRWQGKEAHYQDLFDALGPFAPQA
- a CDS encoding SufE family protein translates to MTTDISEILETFEFLDDWEDRYKYLIDLGKELPELSDAERSDEHKVRGCVSQVWLITTIRPGQDGQPVLSFKGDSDALIVQGLVAIVTSLFSGKSAQEILDTDVESVFSQLGLQDHLTPQRSNGLRSMVGRIRTDAQGALAAA
- a CDS encoding DUF2336 domain-containing protein; this encodes MLLSASEIFVGRQKHDIEETGIFLELARNLLQSTPAEDRRQISRLLAGHPKIPDDLHEQLARDEDPLTAAPALRNSPRLSVDLQLEIAERGPEISRKAVASRPSLRESVISALCDHGEASAVKILLEREDISLNKTHQAKLSRRSDIIASLGLELAGRDALNPDGLMGQFLHLPAPLKKQAIAAAEMTSLVKQAQTPGGNMSQRPEANRLRIQEALVEEAMSQNEHRFATLLSQGLGLSRSTCNLLLRKDQGEGLTIALKALGMPEFQTTTILIRLLGEDTPLTDLRGLLRMHRTLSNGAAEALVGQWLLHDQGAQKSAPRYSSQYQEAAGRKTQAKKTFAKRGVDQRQKARS